The Mytilus galloprovincialis chromosome 3, xbMytGall1.hap1.1, whole genome shotgun sequence genomic interval cTCACTTGGAAGGTCTTTGACAATCTTGCAAGGTGTGGCAGAATGTCTGACATCATATGGATAGAGGCAACAAATTTGGTTGTCTTTACAAACATTGCAAGACCAGCAGCTGTTGCATCTGACCTCTCACTGGCTTCTCTCTCTAGACTAGCAATAAGTGCAGGGAGGCATTCTCTTATAGCAGTCACTGCTCTATCATGTGACAACCATCTTGTGTCAAGGACTTCTTTCATCTTTAATTGTGGTCCACCTAGTATTGTCTGAATATAGAAAATAGGAATAATGTTTGATTGTACGGCCAAACTAAGCTACTCAAATAACTGAAGTTACTCAAATACTGTAATATGTAATGACTTCCTGTTTACTTTTAGtattcgtatatatatataagtataattAAGCAACAATAAAGATTACCATAAAGATGTATAAGTGTTGTACATATAGTTAAAATATATTACCTCAATTTCTTTAAGTCCAGACATTCTAACTGCTGAGTTTTGGTAGAATTTAAATATCTGTTGCAATAAGTCCTTGAACTTCTTCAAATATGGAATATTGTCTGTAGCCTGAGCTGCAGCCAGTGCCAATCTATGTGCAATGCAATGAACATTCACAAGCTCAGGATTACGTTGTTTTAGTCTTGCAGCAACCTGTAGAAACAAAGACAAGATTTGATATGCAAGTCAACTATGTGTGATACAAGTTTACAGAGGAGACATTTTACTTatttactaaaatattttttaaacttacagGTATACTGATTAAAGTATTTTAACATAGTCATTgttctttctttatttataagAGTCAGTTATGCTTTCTTATAATAAGTATTAATtgatttctgataaaaaaatgttttatatctgCCTACCCCAGATTTTCTCCCAACCATAACAGAGGCACCATCAGATCCAAGACCTATCAAATGCTCTGTTGGCAGCTGAAGTTCATTCAGAAACTTTTCCAAAGCATTCATTATTGTCTCTGCTTTCCCATCTGGCAACTCTACCATACCAAGGAATGAAGTCTTTAcctgcaaaaaattaaaaaaaactttacatcaactatcataaatattattatttacttTGCATTATTTCAGAATGTTTATTTATCAATACAACATCTTTCTGTCTGAATAAGTTTGTTTAATATTACATAAAGGAGTACAACTTATAAGTTTATTATAAGAAAATTACTGACCTGGTTATTTTCAGTTATATATCTGGCTAGGATGGTCATTTGCTTGATGACTGCTATATCAGTGGTTTCATCAATTAGTATACTGTAGTAACGTGAGTTGCATATGTCCTGAAGTATTGGGGCTGCAATCTGTTCTGCAATGATATGTAGCATCTCTTGTAAAGTCCTTTGACTCTCATAATTGGCATTTCCTCCCTTCTGCAGATGATTCAAGTAAGAACATCCCATTCTCTTGGCATATCCAAGTAAAGATGAATATTTGGTTGTGTGTGGTATCTCCTCTGAGGCCAACCAATACAGACTTCTAAATGCTCCAATCAAGGCAGTCTTCTCCATAGATGCCTGAGCTGCTACAGCTTGCACTAGTCCTTGACCATTCCCAGACAGAATACGTTGTGCCTCCAACTGTTCTGCTTCCTTGTGGGCGTCAGATTTGGCATGCTTACTAATACTTTCAAGGGTAACAGTAATACATGGCTTACTTGTCCATATGAGGCTACCATTCATTGGTTTCTTATTGAAGGTGATACAGAGATTGCACAACAGACctgaaaatcaaatattgaaattttatttaaatagagcaatttatattatatttacagaaaataatatATCCACACGGTAAAAAATCTTTACAACAGTTGTTCAATACAATTATAGTATACCTAGCTGCTTGCAATGAAAATTTAGTAGAATAAATTAAGTAATTCGTATATATGTATTTAGGTCTGAGGTCGTTAATTACTTCAAACTTTTGGGATAgataaaactaattaaaaaaagtcTTACCAAATCCATCATTGACAGTTTTTAACCAAGGAAACTTGATCAGCCATTTCTTGTCAACtcctgtttttcttttcttttgatcttttgtgATTATCGTATTTTCGGAGTTCATGGATACAATAGTCAGTGTTCTGGTAGGGTTACTTGTTTCTGTTTGTCCATCTTGACTTTCAGTGCATTCTGGAGAAGGTTGAATTTCAAGTTCAGGGCTTTGCTCAAGGTGATGATTTTCATGATCTGTCTGACTACAGTTTGACGAAGGAGTAGACTTCTCTAACCAACTTGTCAGAAAAGTCGGCCCAGTAATACGACGTTTCTTTGATGGTTGCTTTGACATGGTTGTTGAAATGATGATTGTTCTTCGAAATTTGCGGATAGAATGGTTTCATCATCAACAGCAAGTTGTTAAATACAACTTTGAGTGTCATCATTACTTCAGACATTTTTAATACAGGaaacaataaaataaagtatatttgcGTTAATTAAAGAAGTCGTCACTGACTTATACCTGACATACGACGGATGACATTTTTGGCAATTACCTATTTGGAAGCTCAGCTGACATTTTAAATCACGAAAATTAACTATCGATTTTAATACACCCctctttgatatatttataacgattcataattgtaaaattccTATCTTGCCGAAGTGAAAGAAATTTAGCCCCACTTGTGATCACTTGTTTAAAAACGGTAATTGAGGCCGCTACGCGTATTTAAGCTTGTGAcccattaaaataaaaataaaacaacacaagtttattaaaaaaacaattattccgTAAATTatcaaatcttttaaatttttcataaaaagaCCGTCTTTTACTCGGCCCGGAGATGTGTATTCTTTGATAAAATCAATCAACCGCGACTAATctaaaaatatctttttgttaAGACCAATCAAAAAATAGTTCATCGACGTTCTATGACCTTCTATAAACTGTTGAAGTAACTgcgaaaattattaaaaaaattatatgttgttCATTCTCGGTGAAATTACGTTAGCTTTATAAACTAACCTGACCAAGAATATACATTGTAAAGATCTCTGTTAAACAACGATGTCAAAAACCCGTTTTAAAAGTTAGCCACGGCACAGGTAAAAGTCAATTTACAGAAAagttaaacttattttattttttttcttcacagaAAGTACTTCACGTCTTGAGCATTGGAGATtaatttgactatttatttattaGCTATCTGGCAACTTCTATTATGTAACTGAAGTCTAGAAGTATAACGAACTAATTAAGAAGGTTGTAAAATCCCGGCACGCGCTACATGATGCATCCAATTATCAGTCGGATGAGTTTAAATCACCTGCGGATATTTGTTACTTGTCACTTCACTTTTAAAATATcgataataaatattttacacagcTACGATTTTCACACATAGCGGGATGCATAGCGGCAATGATGAAAGCATGGCGGTCGAAATTGATGCGTAGCGGTACCGCTATGCTTGAATAGCCTAGGGAAAACACTGCTTAAAGGTAATAATAAGTTAACTACCTTTCTTTATAACCATATAACAAGTCTTTTTTGCatcaatattaaaatgtttataaatacctTCCAATGCAGCTTTCCCTGTCTTTTTGCCAAATAAATCTCTTTTTATTCTGTAATCTTTGATATGCAGCGACAACCAGTTAAAACACTCAAACTCCCAAACCTGTTCTGATTTAACATCAGTTATAATAATCTTCTCTAGGTACCATTTGTGTGTTTGTTGTAACCCATCatgctgaaaaaaaatatcacaaagttaGAAATATTCAATTTCTAGTCAAACTTTCCGGAAGTTGAAAAAGTAACATGGATTTAAAAAACATAAGTAAAAGAAAGCTAACTTATTGGTTTGTCTTTTCTGAATCTGATCTTAGATCTGATCATACACTGACCACATGATCCTTAACATAATCCTAGTTTCGTTACCATATGCATATGCCAAATTTTAAAATACTGAGTCTTTCagtaacaagaggctctcaagagcctgaatcgctcacctgaatttttttggtttaatctctcatcaatgattattttggcttttcaatttatttaaatgttctttgaatcgtcctattttcttcaaaagcaaaaataaaatcattttctcctatgttctattttagccataggagctatgtttcttgacatacaaggaaatgaaatataaaatttatactagatactctgaaactctaaaactcatttagcctaagtttggctgaaattgatacagcagtttcaaaggagaagacttttaaagtaagtcaacatgatgaacaaattgtgaaaaaagtctttaaagggcaataactccttaagaggtcaattgacaattttggtcaatttgacttatttgtagatcttactttgcttaacatttttgctattaacagtttatctgtatctataataatattcaagataatgaccaaaaactgcaaaatttccttaaaattaccaataaagtggcagcaacccaacaatggtttgtttgattcatctgaaaatttcagggctgatagatcttgacctaatgtacatttttaccccatgtcagatttgctctaaatgctttcgtttttgagatataagccaaaaactgcatttgacccctatgttctattttaagtaacggcggccatgttttttgacggatcaaaaatcgaagcacacactttgtgcaggataatctaaggaacaatcatgctaagtttcatccaaatccattcagcagtttcagaggagaagattttttaaagttagcaaatatgatgaacaaattgtgaaaaattgtcattaaaggacaataaccccttaaggggtcaattaacaattttggtcatattgacttatttgtagatcttactttgctgatcatttttgctgtttacagtttatctttatctataataatattcaagataatgaccaaaaactgcaaaatttccttaaaattaccaattaagtggcagcaacccaacaatggtttgtttgattcatctgaaaatttcagggctgatagatcttgacctaataaacatttttaccccatgtcagatttgctctaaatgctttcgtttttgagatataagccaaaaactgcattagacccctatgttctattttaagtaacggcggccatgttttttgacggatcaaaaatcgaagcgcatattttgtgcaggatatactaaggaacaatcatgctaagtttcattcaaatccattcagtagtttcagaggagaagatgtttgaaaaattgttaacgacgacagacgacgacgacgacgacggacgccaagtgatgagaaaagcttacatggccttttaggccaggtgagctaaaaagtaataCCTCAATTGTGGCTATTTCTAACTCTCCCAGAAATGGAGCCTTCAAATAAAAAGTTTCTTTAGTTTCtctcatgaaaataaaattcattgaCCCTCTTCCTTTCTTCAGTTGTGTCTTTGGAAGCTCATCTCTGCTGCCCTTGATGGTTATATGTACCtgtcaaaaatataaaactataatTACCAAATagtttttgacattatttttcagCTTGAAAACTTTTAAACACAACCATGACTTGGTTGCCTgttatcatacatgtacttaacaTCTGATGCACTCTAAGTGTACATTGAAATATATTCTAATAAGAAAtagttgtgaaaaaaaaacaaatatatatttagaacACTCTTGATGATCAAAGTTCAAAACTataactaacaaaaaaaaaaaccacaaaaaaaacgCAAAAAAATCATGATACGTCCAGTCTCTCTCACCAGTTCATGGTATGATGAGAGATATATAAAAACATACATGAACAGGATGATAAATGGCAATTGAATTACCCTGCCCAATCCATACTGTGCTTTTCTGCTTTGTCTGGATTTCAGTAGCATGATTAGCCATTTGCAAAAGAGGGGGTTGGGATGTGGGGGATGGGCGGTGGgagttccaaccatatgtcccaatAAAAAACCATTTAATTCAAGGGgagggtgggtttttttttctaaaaaaaatattctgatccttAAGAACATGaccaaaccagatgctccgcagggcgtagctttatacgaccgcagaggttgaaccctgaacggttagggcaagtatggacacaacattcaagctggattcagctctaaatttggattgtgattaaatagttgacacagcataggtttctgacacagaatgaatgtgttctaatgaacttaaaatttttgtttctcttagagcaattcactatgctgttgaatattaatcctctcaaaaaaatgtttgaagaaattttcttttttatttatgaaatttcaattgagaaaaattgaacccaatttttttaatcacatccccctttcccttattccaaaactaatctcaattaaaatttctaatggagtttgcaacaataactactcatttaaatacatcataaaatattaagatgtaaaaaaactgcttgttatcactgaatggtaaagattattttaatttatcagttggtagtaaaaagggaatatacattgtatattgtatataacaaagatttaagttgattctggacaaagaaagataactccaattaaaaaaaatcttgctattgcacaatattttgcaattagatatttcttgcttactattctggacaaagaaagataactctaattaaaaaaaaatttgatatttcacaatattgtgcaattagatatttcttgccattgcgcaatactgtgcaattgaaaagacttgctattgcacaatacttaatataataattttagatcctgatttggaccaacttgaaaactgggcccataataaaaaatctaagtacatttttggattcagcatatcaaagaacttcaagatttcaatttttgttaaaatcagactaagtttaattttggaccctttggactttagtgtagaccaatttgaaaacaggaccaaaaatgaagaatctacatacacagttagatttggtatatcaaagaaccccatttattcaatttttgatgaaatcaaactaagtttaattttggaccctttggaccttaatgtagaccaatttgaaaacgggaccaaaagttaagaatctacatacacagtcatgacagttagattcagcacatcaaagaaccccaattattcaattttgatgaaatcaaacaaaagtttaattttggaccctttgggccccttattatgttgggaccaaaactcccaaaatcaaacccaacctttcttttatggtcataaaccttgtgtttaaatttcatagatttctatttacttatactaacgttatggtgcgaaaaccaagaaaaatgcttatttgggtccctttttggcccctaattcctaaactgttgggacctaaactcccaaaatcaataccaaccttccttttgtagtcattaacattgtgtttaaatttcattgatttctatttacttaaactaatgttattgtgcgaaaaccaagaataatgcttatttgggcccttttttggcccctaattcctaaactgttgagaccaaaactcccaaaatcaatcccaaccgttcttttgtggtcataaaccttgtgtcaaaatttcatagatttctattaacttaaactaaagttatagtgcgaaaaccaagaaaatgcttatttgggccctttttggcccctaattcctaaaatgttgggaccaaaactcccaaaatcaataccaaccttccttttgtggtcataaaccttgtgttaaaatttcatagatttccattcacttttactaaagttagagtgcgaaaactaaaagtattcggacgacggacgacgacgacgacgacgacgacgacgacgcagacgccaacgtgatagcaatatacgacgaaaattttttcaaaatttgcggtcgtataaaaaacaaTTCTGAATCTAGCTTTttcccataccttatagtgttgaatatcgaaaaaaaaaattgattgataccctagaaaaactaaataaaattaatcCTGCTCTGTGCAGAAAAAACTATGACTCCCCTTgaaattaaatggttgctcccttaatgAAATACATACATTGGCATTGATCCCTGACTCTCCTGTGTAAACATCCACTTTGTAGAGACGCTCATACAATGTTGTGTCAACTTCCACTTCTTCTTTCTTCTTTAGTGTTGGCATAGGAGCAATATATTTTATCCTTGTTTTCCCTGTTGATGGTCTCTTTGGTACCTGTAATTTCAATAAGATTTGTgaaaagtataatatatatatctcaaTCCTACATGGTGGCCTAAGCAAATGATTGTCTCAAACTCCTAACTTTGGTAACATTGGTGCACCTTTTTTCCATGAATATGATGTATGGAAATTCTTAATGTGGAATAAGTTTTATAGAAGATTAAACTCAGGATTTACCCATTGAAACTATGTCTTTTTCAATGCACAATAATATACACCAAAGCAatccaattaaaattaaatctccgCACTCGCTCATTTTTTATACTTGGTCGCTGTGTTGACACTAAAGTTATATATCTGCTAAAAGATTATATTGATTGAGGGTTGATAAGGTGTGAAATATAttgaacaagtgaaactgcgagctactgctcactgatgatacccccgccgcaagtggataatattaatagtgtaaaaatatgcaagtgttcggtaaacaggaagttgtcgagtgatgaatctgaaaacgcatcacactgtacagctgacttatatcaagcctgaaaccaaatttcagaaatcctggtagtgtagttcctgagaaaaatgtgacgaaaaatattcatgggatggacggactgatggaaggacagacagagataaaacagtatacccccctttttttcatagTAGGGGTATAAAAAGTCTTATCACATACATGTTCACTTTACTATATAAACATGTGTCCCTCCCGTAACGTAGATGTTTTTAAAACATGCGACATGATGTTAAACAGATTAGAGGTTTGATAAAGGTTTTGCAACTGTGACTGACTGAGACAGTATGATTGCCATTTAATGTATTACACATTCAATTTACTTGTACATACTACTAAGGATATAACTATTTTAGTGTAttgtaaattcaaaaaattattgtgtgcatttattattgtgattttgtcattctAGACTAAAAtgatgcaattttaatttttgcgatattgaaaaaaatcatttttaattaataaaaaaaaaattcaaaatgcaggTTTAAATTATAGCCATTATAACCCTTTCGCAttattcacaataataaaaacatcacaataatttccaAATTTCCAGTATTACATCATTCATGACTATGGTTTAAGTCAGAGTGAGATACAAAATATCAAGTTACCTTCTGTAGATGCATGTGTCTTTTATGTTCTTCCATAGTTGTACAAAGATAACAAAATTTATTTGGAGGTAGTGCTGCAAATATAAGAATTAAAcatcttttaataatttaattttggatgcaacgcgtcttctgattggctgacttggttttgtttatcagcccatagacacaattttgtcatgtgaccgtgacttcatcaaagttttttcatgattttctccggtttaaaatggatttaagaattaaattagaagaaatgactgtaatatttttttctgcctatttgaaataacataaaaaaggtggtgcacactgttaaataacctgctacacgcgttattcagtgtgcaccacattttttatgtcatttcttcatagacagaaaaaatattacggtcattccttaaataagttctgctatttttattttatcatatccaTATACTTACTTACCTATggatttctttgatttttttttgtttctctgGATTGCTGTCATATTGAGGTACGTGCATACCCATATTAAGATCTtcttttattctttaatatttaaatgaaacaaaagtgTATCATTTGATAAATGcaaattgttattttataatgCTTTCCATTTAAATGCAACATTCCAGCTTCAGTTGATTTACATGATTATATGTAGTTACTagattttttgtagtttttttctcTGTCTTCCCTCTTTTCACACATATAGGCTTTCCATCATCCCTTATATTTATCAAACCTAGTTTTTGGTATCCACTTACAAAATCACAATTACCCAAGaaaattttgtgttttcttttgttCCACATACTTTTCACCTATTTATTTGCATGAATAAATTATATTACATGCATGGAATAAGATTTTAACAgttgtttttaaatttggtaTATGTTTCCAGACAGAATTTTCATATACTTTGCCGAAATAAAgatttactatgctcttttcaaaaatataataaaaaggatgGGTCAttgtgctatttttcaagcttgttgaaaattgcctaaattaaTTTTCTAAGGAGAATCATATTGTTTACTGCAatagtacaatccaagatggcggtatatcatgaatctaccttaaacaGAATTGCAGTATGgaattttttctttgtttaatatactTACAGATATTTATCGGCATGAAATGACATCTTctgaaggtgtaataccaccaaatcatggtacatgtacgtcacatccggttgtatacgaaaataggtcgaaaaaaaatattcccttgaatttgacagttgtaggtaattaatcctacattttattgaagtaaaagatttctgtgtcataaacatatgtcttgggtatttcaaagcacctttatttttttatttgggatttctatagaatattttgtaatcttgaggttacatggtgactaaaccttgtacacagataaaataaggggagatatttcattggttaacttccagtgatgattattttcttatatgcaatgaaatgttatgtgaatttttctatagtactggacaggataaaactttactcatgccaagtatttttaCAGATAAATCTacagatttttttgaaaagtgcaaatttaacaaagactaataggggaaaatcaatggtggtattacaccggAAACAATATTTATCATAGTTCAAGAGGATGGTTGGATTCAAGCATACTAAACCGCATGTGgctatgttccagaccgtatgagtatttggaccgtacgcgtacggtctggaccgtatgcgtactttttcaaaatactcactATTTATCATAGTTTAAGAGGATGGTTGGATTCAAGCATACTAAACCGCATGTGgctatgttccagaccatatgagtatttggaccgtacgcgtacggtccggaccgtatacgtatacgtacggtccaaatactcatatggtctggaacagcTATAATATTAGTTTGAACTTACGAGTTTCTGAATATGAAGACAATGATTCATTATCATTCATTGGTGTTGCAATGTTTTTAATTGTTTCTGTATCTGTAAACATCACATTGGCATCTTTCCATCTTCCTTTAAAGTCAACACTTCCTGTTAAAcaaaatttagacattttattgagttaagccttccaattgatattttatcatgtgtttgtctatgttgtgatgttatactatcgtttcagaaaagggagaaggtttggtaccataaAACGTTGAAtcccactgcaaatgtttgcacctgtcctctgtcctaagtcaggaatctgatgtacagtagttgtcgtttgtttatgttatttataaatgtttctagtttcttgtttttttaatatagcttagactgttggttttctcgtttgaatggttttacacaagtaattttggggccctttacaacttgttgttcggtgtgagccaaggatccatgttgaaggctgtacattgaccaaTAATAgttctacttttataaattgttatttagatgtagagttgtctcattggcactcgcatCGATCATAccatatctatttatatctatttatagaaATATGAGTGAACATTATCTGCTAGGTTCCTCCGTCTTTATACCTACCTTTTATCTTATGTTATCAAGAACACTgcacatatattttaaatgtacctgaaatgattttttgtttatgtCTCCTTTTCAATTCttatctgattgattgattgattgttggttgcttaacgtccagtggcaaatatttcatgcatattcaggacgagaacaagttcacaataaatacaataggtaggttgatacaataaaggccatctgggatgatggtcggggaaatttggactgccactagaaaatgaggatatattggatagggaccgaaattttgccttacaacaggccacctacggacccctcaaagagttgttgcaagggttcttaacgtgcaaagagcgtggcactctctttacacgaggtatcggatttaacgtcccccttctgaccggacgtgactacgaacttgatacatcccgcacagccaaacggacgccccacttcggcaagcgttttactcccggtcgggagaagaccaagtgaccatatttctataccccagtcacccttggggggaaTTCTTATCTGACAGAGCTCTTCAGCTCAATTACATGTAAGTGTACAACATGATGCTATAAAGGCTTTAAAGGcctatacatatataatatatacttgCTCATGTTTTTGTTAGAAAATCtgaatatattaaattattttggGGTTTGATAAAGGATAACATGTACATGTGCAGTCAAAATAGAAAACTTAGGGTCCCATTTTCAGA includes:
- the LOC143069773 gene encoding zinc finger protein 862-like — translated: MSKQPSKKRRITGPTFLTSWLEKSTPSSNCSQTDHENHHLEQSPELEIQPSPECTESQDGQTETSNPTRTLTIVSMNSENTIITKDQKKRKTGVDKKWLIKFPWLKTVNDGFGLLCNLCITFNKKPMNGSLIWTSKPCITVTLESISKHAKSDAHKEAEQLEAQRILSGNGQGLVQAVAAQASMEKTALIGAFRSLYWLASEEIPHTTKYSSLLGYAKRMGCSYLNHLQKGGNANYESQRTLQEMLHIIAEQIAAPILQDICNSRYYSILIDETTDIAVIKQMTILARYITENNQVKTSFLGMVELPDGKAETIMNALEKFLNELQLPTEHLIGLGSDGASVMVGRKSGVAARLKQRNPELVNVHCIAHRLALAAAQATDNIPYLKKFKDLLQQIFKFYQNSAVRMSGLKEIETILGGPQLKMKEVLDTRWLSHDRAVTAIRECLPALIASLEREASERSDATAAGLAMFVKTTKFVASIHMMSDILPHLARLSKTFQKTDIDFTLIETLVSATQITITKLIEQPGHYMQSLPTCLDSLSEYGVRLRQSDIDNFKRDIYQPYLENVIQNLHDRFPDNPVLDALSVMDPDLLNAEDPSLNEWVQHIKLKTLAKHFKSVGSEIEVLEEWETLRTLLVKECKDMTFRKTMNKVASLGTLYPCLSKYAAIGLVLPVSTADCERCFSCLNRVKTCLRNRLCQKVLNCLMHISIEGPKEEAFDFDKCVVTFGKLKQRKISTK